GACTGTGATTATGCTTTCTTGATGATTCATGTGACTcgtctcttctctcttttctatCCGAAGTTCGCCTTTCTGCAGGTTAAAAGGTTTGAAAAAGCTATTTGACAAAAATTCTCATTACTACACACACATAGTAATATTTCAAGTTTAACTACAGAAATGCATTATTTCTCAAGACAATATGATGCAACTAAACATTCCTCGTAAAACAGTTATGCAATGCAAATGATCCAAAGACAACACCAGTGCTTTCCTATATGGAAATCTAAAATCCTAATTCAATAGTCCCAAACAATTGATAATAGAATTTTGCAGTTAGTATTATATCTAAATAACCAATCAAAACATACATATGCTAGTTTTGGATTTCCTGTTATAAAAAAGATAAAATCTACACTCTAGCAAAATATCAATTTACCACTTACTATTGGTAGGAGCATTTTTGTTGGAATGCACTACACCAAGTTCTGTCTCCAGATGCTTCCGATATTGGTAGGCAACTTTCTTCAATGTCCCCAATATCTTTTATTGCCCTGTCTTCGAGAGAATCACGATACTCGATCAAAGCAACTTCGAGGTGTCTCAACTTCTGTCTGCATGAAAAATGCAACATTCAAGCAAAAAAGCAAAGAGGGAAGGATGTCTGAGACAAGCATGAGCCTAGCAACTTTAGTTGGAATTGGAGTTTCCTTTAGAGTCAAAGACTCTATCAAAACTTGGACAATCTGTAAAAACACAGTAGAGCTACATTAGCCATGTCAGAATAATTAAGAAATACTCCCCCTGACTTATCATGTCAGAAAGAACACACATCACTCTACAAATTATCAGAAGCATGCCATTGGTGAATAAAGCTGAGAGCTAGAAGCAAAATCAATATGAAAATATGAAAACGACTACAGTGCTTCTCAATTCTCTTGATGAAGATAATACACCCTTTTGATATATAGAAGGTTATTCAACAACAAGAAAGACTAATGCTACGCTTAGTAAAAGTCTATACTTCCCTTAATCCTTAATATTCATATCATTATGTAAATACAGTTTGTTATTCTTCAATAGAGTTTGTTACTTTTCCTCTCTATCATTTTACACATTTGTGAATATGCACTACATATTTGCATGGTGAACACTCGAGAACTGGCACGCCGGTTGCATCTTCACCGCATGTGCTGCATCTTCGCTTCTTTTGTTTAGAACCAATGTGAGGCCGTGCGGGTGAGGATGCGAGTCACAACAAATGTTAGTAGCACCAAGCTTCATGTTTGAGAACCAATAATATGGATCAATACAGTGGATATGAAATGATAGATCACAAGTATTGCAGTGATAAAACCAAGTCGTTGGGTCAATATTTTCGGAGCAAAGTTCACAACTGAATGCGTGAGGATGATCAGCTACATTCTTGACAAACAGAATCAAGTAGAGAGGATGCGGATCCCATCGATGTTTCATCATATGTGGTCTTAAAGCACACCGTACATGTATGTAGAATCCACATTTTTCACATCCATACATGATCTTTTCTTTATGTGATGCATGTTCAGACAAACATGGTTTGCACAAGTCATCGTCTGGATACTTCAATTGGTTAAGAGGGTGCCGATGACCTTCATGTTTAATTATTCTCGGTAATGAAGCACACCCGATGTCAAATATAGTTGTTTTATTGATCAACAAGAAAATCCCATTACCAAGGATGCGGCAACTTTGGCATAGTATAAAACCTAGTTCATCGAACTCTCGTACTACGAAAATTCCATCGACTTGGTTGCCTGCTAGATGATGCTCCATCTTTTCCGGAAACAGGGCGCATGATCTGTGGAGAAAAAAATTGCATGATTTGCATTCATAGAATATTTCATCAACCAAGGAGATTGGCTTAGCGCACCCATCGCAAATTAGCAATTCAGTATCTTCTAATTTCTGCGTTCTTGTTTTTGCGTTCTTGTTTCCGAGTGCCAGCTGGTGTTTATGGCCCCAGTGGTTGATATAAGGGGAAGGTTCTGCAGTGGTGGCAGAATTATGCAGGAGAGCATCTGCTGCCTTAATGATACATTGCTGCATCATTTCACCGAGTGATGCTTTATCGTGTGCCGGAAAGTGCATCAAGTTGGACTCTTCACTATCTGCTTCATCGTCGTCACTTTCACTATATTTCAAAAGAAAGAACAAACCCCAGTCAGAATAGTTCCTAGTCAACAATGTTGGTAAACTAAACATATATTAAGGTTTAATGACGTTTTAGATCTTAAGGTTTGCACCAATATATCCATTAGCTCCGGTGGTTCAAAACTGCTTATTTTTCATCCTAAAGTACTGAAACGTGTCTTTTAATCCTTGGACTAGGTAAAAAATGATGTAAATTGGCTAGTCCAAAAGTAAAAAGATACGTTTTTAGCATGCCAGAGGCAAAAATGTGAGTTATTGAACTACATGGGATGATGAGTATATTGATGTAAAACTTAAGGTTTAGAAGGTCATTAAGCCATCTAATAAATAAATCAATCTGAAATATATAAGAAGTAATAAGAGGAAATGGTATATCAACCTCAACATCTTAGTTGATGAAGCACATTTCACATGAGCAAAAAATCTGCAATTTGCACAATAATAAACCCAGTAGACGGGATTTATACTTTTACCGCATATGCCACATAAGAATAATGTATGGTATACTAGGGGAAGAGAGTAGGCCAAGACGAGGGGGTGTTCGTTGTGAAATTTACTTTGGTATGTAATGGGTGCATTAGCACAACTCTTGTGTATCCAGAAACAACATTTGGTACAAATATAGGACACATCTGTAGCTGTAGTGTTACAAGCGTGACAAAGGAACAAAGCTGGGCTTTGGACTAAGGTTAATGGGTGATCGTGACCAGGATGACAACGGTTACGGTCCTCTAGAGATTTAAGTTCAGATGTTACGCATTTCAGACATACATGGAAATTGTCCGCAGAACCATACAGAAAGTGTTGACTTTAATCATAAGCTTGTCTGAATAAGCTTGTTTATGTTTACGTTAGTTTGTTTTGTATTAACAGCTAGTTATGACTTGGTCATATAGTTGTGGAGTCATATTAGGAGTCTCTTTGAATAATGGTAGATAGTGGAGTAGTTATAGGAAAGTAGTTCCTTCTTTCTTGCATCTAGTTTTATCTCTGTATtcgatatatattagtgatgccGCAGTGAAATAAATATCAAGAACTTAGCTGCACTTTGTTTTTCTCGTTTCAAACTTACTGTTAGCTTTACATATATATCAGGAGGGCACTCTTATATTCAAgaatttggtatcagagcaaggtTGCGTGGTGAATGCCAAAATATATGCCGAAAGCTACTGAGATGGAATCGAGCAAAATAAAAGAAGGCGGAGTGGGTCTGAGTTATCCGATGTTGGCTAAGAGTAATTATGCTTCATGGTCTATGAAGATGAAGGTGAATATGCAGGCACATGGTGTGTGGGATGCTATTGAACCTAAGAACCCTAAGTCACCGGTCGAAGAAAGAACTGACAAGGTAGCATTGGCGGTCATTTACCAAGGCGTACCTGAAGACATTTTGCTGTCACTGGCGGAGAAAAACACAGCAAAAGAGGCCTGGGATGCGATTAAAACCATGTGTCTCGGTGCGGATCGTGTGAAAACGGCTAGGATACAAACTCTGAAGGCGGAGTTTGAGTCATTGAGTATGAGTGAGATAGAGCCAATTGACGAGTTCTGTATGAAACTCAATGGTCTGGTGACAAACATTAGAGCTCTTGGAGAAGAGGTTCCGGAGAGCTATGTAGTAAAGAAGTTGTTACGAGCTGTACCAACAAAATTCCTACAAATAGCCTCGACGATCGAACAGTTTGGGAACATTGAGCAAATGTCCGTTGAAGAAACTGTTGGGTCCTTGAAGATTCATGAGGAAAGATTGAAGGGATCCAAGAATGGTGGTGGGGGCGGTAGTCAACTTCTTCTCACGGAAGAGGAATGGACACGAAGAGAAGCTAACGAGGGTAAACTGTTGATGACTCGAGAATAATGGTCAAGGAGAAATAACAGAGAAAGTGGTGGCGTTTTCACAAATCAGAAAATTCCAAATAAAGAAGGGGGACGACTGGTTCGAGACAAGTCTAGAGTTAGGTGCTTCAACTGTCATCTGTATGGCCATTTCGCAGTTGAGTGCAACAAACCTAAGCGTAACAAGGTTCAAAGGGCTGAAGTTAACATGGCCCAATTTGACGATGATGAGCCTGCATTGCTATTGACTGAACATGATGACAAAGATGTAAACATGATGTTGCTAAAAGAAGAGAAAGTCACACCAAaactgaagttgcatggaagtgAAAAATCCAGTGATTCTGACATCTGGTACCTTGACAACGGTGCAAGTAACCATATGACGGGTCAGAGATCAAAATTCAAGATGCTGGACGAATGTGTCAAAGGCCAAGTAAAATTCGGTGATGGTTCGATGGTTGAAATTAAAGGCAAGGGCACTGTGAGCTTGAAGTGTAAAACGGGCGAGGAACGTGAACTACACGAGGTATTTTTCATTCCTTCCTTGTGCAACAATATAATTAGTCTTGGACAATTATCGGAAGCCGAAAATAAGGTTGTCTTGAATGGAGAATATTTGTGGATCCATGAAAAACAAGGAAAGTTGTTAATGAAAGTAAGAGATCGACAAATCGATTGTATAAGATAATTATAGAAAGTGGTGAACCAAAATGCTTATTGTCAAGGTCAAATGAAAATGCTTGGTTGTGGCACTTTCGGTTAGGACATGTCAATTTTAAGGCAATGGAATTGATGTCAGCAAATGACATGGTTCGTGGTTTTCCAAAGATTGTGTCTCCGGAGATGACATGTAGTGGTTGTTTAATGTCGAAACAGACTCGAAAGCCATTTCCTACTAAGTCGAAGTACTCAGCTAGTAAGGTACTTGAACTTGTTCATGGTGACATATGCGGACCTATCACTCCTTCCACTCACGCAGGTAATCGTTATTTCATGCTCCTTGTTGATGATTATTCACGTATTATGTGGGCTTACTTGCTAAAGAGCAAGGATGAGGCGTTTGAGGCCTTCAAGAAGTTTAAGGCCAAAGTTGAGAATGGTACAGAGCGAAGGATCAGAGTCTTTCGAACAGATCGTGGGGGGGAGTTCAACTCCAAAGTTTTTTCTGACTTTTGTGAAGATAATGGAATTGTGAGACATCTTACGGCTCCATacactccacagcaaaatggcgTGGTGGAGCGTAGGAACCGTACTGTCGTTGAGATGGTGAGAAGTTACTTGAAGCAAATGCATATGCCGGCAAACTTCTGGGGTGAGGCAGTGCGTCACGCTGTCTACGTGTTAAATAGGTTGCCCACTCGAGCACTGTCAGGGGTGACTCCTTATGAAGCCTGGAAAAATGAAAAACCCAATATTGGGCACATCAAGGTGTTTGGATGTAAAGCTTACATGAAGGTGCAAGATAAGCTGACTAAGAAGCTAGATGATCGAAGCTTGAAAGTTGTGAATTTAGGCAAAGAGCCAGGAACAAAGGCGTACAGGCTGTATAACCCAGAAAGCAACACGGTGTTAGTCAGTCGAGATGTTGTTTTTGTAGAAACTGAAGCGTGGCCATGGGAAGGACAAAACGGAGAAGAGCAGTTGCAACAAGAAAAGTTGATTGTGTTGGGAGGAAAAGAGAATGACGAAACAACTCAGAGAGAAAGTGATGGTTATGAAAGTCCTGTGAGGGAAGAACGAAGAGAAGAGCTAGACTTTGAGGATGAAAACGTTGATGGAAGTACAGAGCCTAAAAAATATAGAAATGTCACTGAAATTTATAACAACACAGAACCTATTGAGCTGCAGGAGGAGCTATTACTCATGGGAGTCGAAGAACCTGTTAATTTTGGTCAGGCAAACAAAGAAAAGTGTTGGAGACAGGCTATGAAAAACGAAATCGATTCTATAGAAAAAAAACAGGACATGGGAACTGACAGAACTTCCAAAGGGGAACAAAGTCATCGGGTTAAAGTGGATATTCAAATTGAAGCGAGATGCAAGTGGTAATGTAGTGAAGCATAAAGCTCGACTTGTGGCAAAGGGTTACACACAGGAACATGGCGTTGATTATGACGAAATATATGCACCTGTTACAAGGCTCGAAACAGTGCGTATGTTGTTGGCCCTTGCTGCAAAAAAAATCATGGCAGGTGCATCATATGGATGTGAAGACAGCGTTTTTAAATGGGGAGATATGCGAAGAAGTCTATGTGATGCAACCGAAGGGTTTTGAAAGAAAAGGCCAGGAATCAAAGGTGTACAAACTCCTCAAGGCACTGTATGGTCTTCGGCAAGCCCCTCGTGCATGGTATTCGAAGCTAAACAAGTGCCTGGAGAGACTTGGATTTCAGAGATGCCCATATGAACACGCTGTGTATACAAGGAAAATTGAAGGTAATATTCTGGTAGTTGGCGTTTACGTTGATGATCTTTTGATTACAGGGACTAGTATCAGTATTATCGAGGAGTTCAAGCAGGAGATGaacaaacaatttgacatgagtGATCTCGGCAAACTCACATATTATTTGGGAATAGAGGTTGAACAGGGAAACGGATTTATCAAGCTAAAACAGTCAGCTTATGCTCATAAAATTCTTGAAAAGGCGGGGTTTCGGATTGCAATCCTACAAGTATCCACTAGATCCCAAAGAAGCAAATCACGAAGGATGAGGTGGTAATATTGAGTCGCTGTGACCATCAATTTAAAAGCATGATCGGAGGTTTGAGATACTTAGTACATACTCTGCGACCGGACATAGCTTTTGCTGTGGGCATTATCAGTCGATTTATGGAGCATCCCACTGTAATGCTATGAATGCAGCAAAACGAGTTCTCAGGTACATTAAGGGAACGTTAGATTATGGATTGTATACTCAAGAGAGAATGCAATAATGTTTGACAGGATATTCTGATGTTTTTAGTGATTGGCGGTAATAGAAGATCGGAAAAGCACTGGTGGATTGGCTTTTTATCTGAAACTATATCTAATTACCTGTATGCTCAAACGAAATGTTGTGCTATCTTCATGTGAAGCCGAGTTCATGGCTGCGACAGCGCAGCATGTCAGGGAATTTGGTTACGGAATTTGCTGAGTCAGATTACTGATGAGAAGGTTGGTCCAGTCACGTTGTATATCGATAATAAATCAGCCATAGACTTGGCTAAGAATCCGATGTTTCATGGTCGTAGCAAACATATCGATATACGTTATCACTTTATACGAGAGTGTGTTGATCGCGGTGAAATAGTGGTGAAGCATGTGGCAACAGAAAACCAGAAGGCTGACATTCAACCAAGGCGCTCACGACAGTGAAGTTTGAACGCATGAGGAAGCTGTTGGGAGTGAAAGAGTTAACTCAACAAGCTTAGATTATGGGGGAGATTGTTGACTTTAATCATAAGCTTGTCTGAATAAGCTTGTTTATGTTTACGTTAGTTTGTTTTGTATTAACAGCTAGTTATGACTTGGTCATATAGTTGTGGAGTCATATTAGGAGTCTCTTTGAATAATGGTAGATAGTGGAGTAGTTATAGGAAAGTAGTTCCTTCTTCTTGCATCTAGTTTTATCTCTGTATTCGATATATATTAGTGAGCCGCAGTGAAATAAATATCAAAACTTAGCTGCACTTTGTTTTTCTCTGTTTCAAACTTACTGTTAGCTTTACATATATATCAGGAGGGCATTCTTATATTCAAGACTACATTTGTAAAATGGCACTTCCTTGCGAGATGATCGATGAGATACTTTGTCGAGTACCCGTTAAGTATGTTCTTCGTTGTCGAAGTGTGTGTAAAGACTGGTGCTCTCTTATTGATAGCACTGCTTTTGTCAAGAAACATCTTAAGACTAGCCGCGATCGCAATGCTGGTGCTGGTCTTATGATAATAAAAGTTTGTGCTGATCAAATGTTTTATTTGGCTAGTCTCGATTCTTTGGATGAGGATTCTGCTTCTGTTGTCAAAATACGTGATCCGCTCAAGACGTTACTCCGTGGTGCTAAATATGTGTGTTCTTGTAATGGTTTGATGTGTGTGCTGAAAAATTTGAGAGATGTATATTTGTTGAATCCGGTACTTAGGAAGTTCAAAAAGGTAGCTTCCGCGCCACCTGAGTTTCCAAGTTCGTCTAAATGGGATGAAAGATTCtcatttggatttggttatgatGAGGTTAATGATGATTATAAGGTGGTCATGATTGAAGACTGTTGCGTTCATTTTAGTGGCTTAATAGGCTTTGTTTACAGCTTCAAAACCAATGCCTGGACACGGATTCAAGACATTCCAAATAACTTTAGTTTTACTGGAATTTGGGGCATATTTGCAAATGGATCTCTCCATTGGACTGCAATTAAGAATGAAATCAATTCCAAGGATATAATTGTTAGCTTCGATCTTGAACTTCAACAGTTCAAGGAGGTCCCTTACCCTACTATTGAGGATGACAGTTCCAAAATGATATTTCTGGATGGTCTAGGAGAAAATCTTTGTATTATCGACTGCTCAAATTCTCGTATGGTGTGGTTGATGAACTATCCTGGGGCTGAAAGTACATGGTACAAAGCACTTTCTACGGAGCAAGAGGAAATGCTCAGAACTGGTACCTCTAATAAACTTATTGCTTTTTCCAGAAGTGGCAAGGATCTACTCTTACAGGTTTACAATCCCTTCGGCACAACACTTGCATGGTATAACCTCAACCAGGGGACAGTAACAATTGTTGGGATTTGTGGGcttcctttccatttctgttCGTTTCTATACACTGAGAGTCTCTTACAACTCACCGAGGATGAGCCCTTGCAGCAGAAACCATCAAAAGACAAACAAAAGAAGAATACAAAAAAAAGGAGAAGGTACAAAATGAGTTGTTATTTGTGTGGTCTATAATTCTGTATCTGTCTCCATTCATCATTATGTTAGTTTTCGgtacagtttattttatttacaaATTAATGGGACATTAATCTCATGTGCTAACGTATCAATTTATTGTGAGGACTATTCTAAAACATGGTATAAAAAGCTCAACCATGTGTTGTAGTATAATTCAAGTGTTTGCATTGTTTTGGTTTTTTTCTTGCAATCCctttttttttggtgaatttgTTTGCTTGCTGTTTCTGAGTCCTGAACTTTCAACTGAGCACCATTTTTGTATCTTGTTGAATCATTATCATTAATATTGGTGTATATCTATTGTTATGAAGAGGAGTGATTACAGTACTTGCTAAACACATGCCATTTTCTTTCTTAATTGTGATACTGCTTACCGAGTTGAGCCATCTTTTGCTAGATTGCTTTTAACTGATATTTCATATTTGGGAAAATGCGTTTACTAATATATTTGCTAATTACTGGCTTATCTCTTGTAGGGGTAAATTTCTGTCTGCAGGATCCAGTTCGAGGATCTAAGATATTTGAACTACGAAACAAAGTAGTATGACAAGGTAGTTTTTCTTATGTTTATCTTCACTGTTATtagtttgagtcttttgtttatGTGTTGGAACCATTTTCTGCACAGTATTCACTTCTGCACGTAGCATATCAGTAAAGTTTTCCTATTACCGAATAGAACATGGAGTGGTTCATGCCTTATTCACTTCTACACTAATAACAATTGCAGGATCTTGTACCATAACTGTTATCTCGATACCTGACAAGATTGTTTGCCAATAACTTTGTGTTGCAGGAATGCTCCAAGTGATGGGAGATCAGTAGAGTTCAATTTTCCAGATTGTGCCCGGAACAGAAGAGAGTAATTTACTAGAACAGTAGATATATTGTTCTTTTTATCGTCTACTGCACCCTGTGTTTTGTTTGTTAAATTTTAGTTCAGTGTTTCGGTTAAACAAGTACTGTAA
The window above is part of the Apium graveolens cultivar Ventura unplaced genomic scaffold, ASM990537v1 ctg670, whole genome shotgun sequence genome. Proteins encoded here:
- the LOC141703496 gene encoding uncharacterized protein LOC141703496, with amino-acid sequence MLSESDDDEADSEESNLMHFPAHDKASLGEMMQQCIIKAADALLHNSATTAEPSPYINHWGHKHQLALGNKNAKTRTQKLEDTELLICDGCAKPISLVDEIFYECKSCNFFLHRSCALFPEKMEHHLAGNQVDGIFVVREFDELGFILCQSCRILGNGIFLLINKTTIFDIGCASLPRIIKHEGHRHPLNQLKYPDDDLCKPCLSEHASHKEKIMYGCEKCGFYIHVRCALRPHMMKHRWDPHPLYLILFVKNVADHPHAFSCELCSENIDPTTWFYHCNTCDLSFHIHCIDPYYWFSNMKLGATNICCDSHPHPHGLTLVLNKRSEDAAHAVKMQPACQFSSVHHANM
- the LOC141703494 gene encoding F-box protein CPR1-like, with amino-acid sequence MALPCEMIDEILCRVPVKYVLRCRSVCKDWCSLIDSTAFVKKHLKTSRDRNAGAGLMIIKVCADQMFYLASLDSLDEDSASVVKIRDPLKTLLRGAKYVCSCNGLMCVLKNLRDVYLLNPVLRKFKKVASAPPEFPSSSKWDERFSFGFGYDEVNDDYKVVMIEDCCVHFSGLIGFVYSFKTNAWTRIQDIPNNFSFTGIWGIFANGSLHWTAIKNEINSKDIIVSFDLELQQFKEVPYPTIEDDSSKMIFLDGLGENLCIIDCSNSRMVWLMNYPGAESTWYKALSTEQEEMLRTGTSNKLIAFSRSGKDLLLQVYNPFGTTLAWYNLNQGTVTIVGICGLPFHFCSFLYTESLLQLTEDEPLQQKPSKDKQKKNTKKRRRYKMSCYLCGL